The following proteins are co-located in the Oceanimonas sp. GK1 genome:
- a CDS encoding SIMPL domain-containing protein (The SIMPL domain is named for its presence in mouse protein SIMPL (signalling molecule that associates with mouse pelle-like kinase). Bacterial member BP26, from Brucella, was shown to assemble into a channel-like structure, while YggE from E. coli has been associated with resistance to oxidative stress.): MRKNSLSALLCLPLLFSPVVFAIAVPDAPHLVTQGEASISVAPDMATLELAVTALKKDSGEAKDEVDTHVAALFSSLSALGIKKADIDSGNLVTRPDYHYPKNGQRELNGYVAERTVTIRLYQLDNLSQVIDAALEQGIQNVQRISYGVRESDSYQQKARQAAMAHARELAGELATGFEQSLGELYAIEYAGQPPVQPRPLGAARMMAAADAAQESYQQNEIEFTDRVQVVYTLK, from the coding sequence ATGCGTAAAAATTCCCTGTCAGCCCTGCTCTGCCTGCCCCTGTTATTCAGTCCGGTGGTGTTCGCCATTGCGGTGCCCGATGCGCCGCATCTGGTGACGCAGGGGGAAGCGAGCATCAGCGTGGCGCCCGACATGGCGACCCTGGAGCTTGCGGTAACGGCATTAAAAAAGGACAGCGGCGAGGCCAAGGATGAGGTGGATACCCATGTGGCTGCCCTGTTCAGCAGCCTGAGTGCCCTGGGCATTAAAAAGGCGGATATCGACAGCGGCAATCTGGTCACCCGGCCGGACTACCATTATCCCAAAAACGGCCAGCGCGAGCTGAACGGCTACGTGGCCGAGCGCACCGTGACCATTCGGCTGTATCAGCTCGACAACCTGAGCCAGGTGATTGACGCGGCGCTGGAGCAGGGCATACAGAATGTGCAGCGCATCAGTTACGGTGTACGTGAGTCCGACAGTTATCAGCAAAAGGCTCGCCAGGCCGCCATGGCCCATGCCAGGGAGCTGGCTGGAGAGCTGGCCACCGGCTTTGAGCAGTCACTGGGTGAGCTCTATGCCATCGAATATGCCGGTCAGCCGCCGGTACAGCCCCGCCCGCTTGGCGCCGCCAGAATGATGGCCGCGGCCGATGCCGCTCAGGAAAGCTACCAGCAAAACGAGATTGAATTCACCGACCGGGTGCAGGTGGTTTATACCCTGAAGTAG